The proteins below come from a single Candidatus Cloacimonas sp. genomic window:
- a CDS encoding PKD domain-containing protein has protein sequence SWKWSFGDGKTSTAKSPTYTYSKAGKYTVSLTAKNAKGSSTKTMTNYITVK, from the coding sequence TTCATGGAAATGGAGTTTTGGAGATGGAAAAACTTCAACAGCCAAGAGTCCTACATATACCTACAGTAAAGCCGGAAAATATACTGTCAGTTTAACAGCAAAGAATGCTAAAGGCAGTAGTACTAAAACCATGACGAATTACATTACAGTGAAGTAA
- a CDS encoding DUF5652 family protein: MVDTSFSLLQTNPQFSALVLILVLWELFWKGIALWKAARESQKYWFIVILVLNTAGILPILYIFLFKKGRKGI; the protein is encoded by the coding sequence ATGGTAGACACTTCTTTCTCACTGCTTCAAACAAACCCACAATTTTCAGCCCTGGTTTTAATTCTGGTACTGTGGGAGCTTTTCTGGAAGGGTATAGCTCTATGGAAAGCAGCGCGAGAATCCCAGAAATACTGGTTTATCGTTATACTCGTTTTGAATACGGCTGGAATTTTACCTATTCTTTATATTTTCTTATTTAAGAAAGGAAGAAAGGGAATATAA